The Chitinophaga flava genome has a segment encoding these proteins:
- a CDS encoding glycosyltransferase family 9 protein, with translation MEKSKAILNKLSEQAVSFRTESISQVLILFEDRVNYLGDCCLFVDKLPYLRTFFNKANLTAVSFNLKNVRFFKAFLANNPHLDEISSANWLELDYSRFDVVVVATYREEAVLAMFQRRYEEQILSGRFNLVVLSLSELLLPPGPKARFIFPVLQSLEMYLKVHRSGQLYISDAERKWADAWLEARGMKENDSLFIMLDSTSNREKLIRIDVYFDVLASLLNNSDAKVLVFDERSIGKEEFYREWLGAENMNRIIFSKSMGLREDLCLIGSGYTRLVFGPCTGLMHCASSIYNNYVNNGLPLEDVPLMVTYTGQYGDPRETAAKWWGGSPLVNCLLLKKKGDRKEIVQLKNLSEEEKELNDQLPCIEYTADVLADFLNQRITETGLIRS, from the coding sequence ATGGAAAAATCAAAAGCAATACTGAATAAATTATCGGAGCAGGCGGTATCCTTCCGTACGGAGAGTATCAGCCAGGTGCTGATTCTGTTTGAAGACAGAGTAAATTACCTGGGAGACTGCTGCCTCTTTGTGGATAAGCTGCCGTATCTGCGGACATTCTTTAACAAAGCGAATCTGACTGCCGTTTCTTTCAACCTGAAAAATGTCCGTTTCTTCAAGGCGTTTCTTGCAAATAATCCGCATTTGGATGAGATATCCTCTGCAAACTGGCTGGAACTGGATTACAGCCGGTTTGATGTAGTCGTTGTTGCTACCTATCGTGAAGAGGCGGTGCTGGCGATGTTCCAAAGGCGGTATGAAGAGCAGATCCTCAGCGGCAGGTTTAATCTTGTGGTGCTCTCTTTATCGGAGTTGCTGCTGCCGCCAGGGCCTAAAGCACGGTTTATTTTTCCTGTGCTGCAATCACTGGAGATGTATTTAAAAGTCCATAGATCAGGGCAGCTGTATATCAGCGATGCAGAAAGGAAATGGGCGGATGCATGGCTGGAAGCAAGGGGCATGAAAGAAAATGATAGCTTGTTTATCATGCTGGACTCAACTTCCAATAGAGAGAAATTGATCAGGATTGATGTATACTTTGATGTGCTGGCATCATTGCTGAACAATAGCGATGCAAAGGTGCTGGTTTTTGATGAGAGAAGCATCGGTAAGGAAGAATTCTACAGGGAATGGCTTGGCGCTGAAAATATGAACAGGATCATTTTCTCTAAAAGTATGGGTCTTCGTGAAGATCTCTGCCTGATCGGATCTGGTTATACCAGGCTGGTATTTGGGCCATGTACCGGGTTGATGCACTGCGCTTCCAGTATCTATAACAATTATGTCAATAATGGTTTGCCTTTGGAGGATGTACCGTTGATGGTTACATATACCGGACAATACGGAGACCCCAGGGAAACCGCTGCCAAATGGTGGGGCGGGTCTCCGCTTGTGAATTGCCTGTTGCTGAAAAAGAAAGGGGACCGCAAAGAGATCGTCCAGTTGAAAAACCTGTCGGAAGAAGAAAAAGAGTTAAACGACCAATTGCCGTGCATAGAGTATACCGCTGATGTACTGGCTGATTTTTTGAATCAGCGGATTACAGAAACCGGTTTAATAAGGTCGTAA